The Fusarium musae strain F31 chromosome 10, whole genome shotgun sequence DNA window ACAAAAGGATCATCGGCAAGGAGTCAAGGCATGAAACAAGATATAGCAGTTTCAACAACACCGCGGAACAAGTACTGGAGAAGTAGCAATGTATTTTAAGGCAAAAACTGGTTCGCATGACTCGAATTCTAAAGTTTATCTCTGACCTTCGTGGGCAAAGGATGAGCCGTCCTATACGCAAACCGGAGCACTATTGGGTTTGGCAACACTGTTGCTTGGATTCGTCTGGCTGCAACCATTCGCAAATCCTAAAGCAGTATCGTCGACAGCCGCATTGTAAGCAGCTCCGCAGTTGGGGTCACTGGCCAGGTTAACACCAACTCTCTACCCCTTCAAAAGGAAGCTTACCTGGCACCTCCAGAAGCGGAGTTGAAGTACGAGCAGATATCGTGAGAGAAGCAATCTTGTGTATAGACGTTTCCAACAGCAGTGCCGCTGCACCCGGCTCCACATCTTCCGTTACAAGAGTAACTTTTCGAATCAGCGTTGTCTTCTGAAAGAAGAGGGTAAGGTAGCTACAAAACTCACTCTCCTGATCCGGAAGGATTGGTGCCGTAGTTGCTGCCAACAACACCCGTGAAAGTACATTTCTTCCCACCACTATTGGTCCACGAAGCAGTCGCTGTTTGGCCAACTTTGAGACATGTGATGGCTCGCTTCTCCAAAGTTGGCGAGGCGATGGAAAGGCTGGCAAGAGCCAGGACAACAAGAGAATCGAGCATGATGGGCAGATGATTGAGAATAAGATACTGTACGGAGCCAAATGCTTTgtttacttattactatctCGAGAATACTTCTTTTATACAAAGTTATAGTCACATCGCTCATTTTGGTAGTATATTCTGTCATCGGAGTTGTATCTTGTTCTGGAAAGTAGCGGAGATAATTTCGGAGAATCGCCTCTTGGCCATTGGTTCGAAATGCGAATGTGACTACGAGCGCCCTAAGCAGAGCTCAGCTTAAGCTTTTACAGGCCTGTTTCGAGTACTCAAAGCCGTGTTCAGAATAATAGTAGTTATGCGATCCGGAGAAAAGTTCGGCGTCGCTACGAGCATCACGAGAGTATGCCCAACCCCTCGATATTTCGGATAGAGCTTGTCCGTAACCATAAAGGGATTACCTCGGAGAACTGGAACTCAAGCTCTCCTTATTACTTGGCCACCAGCGGTGAGATGTTCCGGGACGGATGTGTACGTAGCCATTCGCTGGATATCTTGATATACTATCAAGACATGGCTGAGACACGGCATCAACTCGAGACCTTGACTCCATGTCAACCATGTAACACCTAGACCCCTCACCTATGACGTCTATGATTCTGAGATACCCAGATTGTGAGACACGAGATCACGAACAAACACAAATTGGCGCATCTCAGTTGAAACCTGGCTATTGCCCCAATATATATCCAACATCTCAAATATGGAGGTCATTGGCTGAGACGAGCCTGAAGCTCAATACTCCTTTGGAGCAGGAACTCCAGATCTCCAAGAAAATATCGAGCCTAGTTCCCGCTGAATCCATATTGGATTTACTTTCAGTATTCCTATCGAGTTGTCTCCTTATTCTTAGATACCTTGACAGAGTCATCACTGGAATGATCATCTTCACTTCCTACGGGAAGACCCGCACCCTTGCCTTGCCTGCTCGCGCTCGTCCAATACGTGGTCTTTCGGGGAGCCGGAGTGTTTTTGACTTCGAAGCTGAACTGAGATTTGTCTTGGAAAGTTGGTCGATCAATCAGCCTTCGGCAGATCTTGGCTATTTACAGCAATGAGATCGCTAAGCTATGATTTTCAGCAAGGAAGTCCTGCATTTGCGAAGCAAGGGAGACTTCTGAGATGGGGGAGAGATGAATCAGATCTTAGACCGGCGTTGCGGCTGAGGGGCTTGCTATCAGCCTAACAGAGAGCCTTCCGTACGATAGCGAGAAATATGGCTATAGAATCAACACGACATATTAAGCCAGCCGTACTGTTATCCAAACCCATAGACGTCATGCTATGCCCAAACTGACACGGAAGTTCAAGCTTTCGGAATCTTAATGGGCTTTGGGGATGGAATGACAGGAGGGTGGCACTGAACCAACACGCCAAGTCTGTCTCATCTGAGCCCGGGGTCTTACATCCCCTCATTCGGCTTATGCGTCGCTTGTGGTTTGAGTTTCATTGATATCATCTTTGACCGTAGATCTTGACGATTTAATGCATGGCATTCAAGACATCCTTCCATAGCATGTAGATCCTTCTGGAACGACTGGACAGTGAGATATACATACTTGGAGAGGCTGGTGGGAGCAAAGCAGATAACTCGACATGTGATCAAATTTTAAAGTAGTATAAATATCACATCATATCCCAAGGTTCTCAAATATTATCACCATCACTTAAACCTTCTTTTATTCTACTTAACTACTATCCAACATGTCTATTCCCGGAAGATTCATGCTCATTGTCGACGGAAAGCCCGTCGGCAATCCTCGAGACAACGGTGAGCCCATGATCCAAGCTCAACCCGGCGACCCTGCTGCCATCTTTGAGCTTCGAGACGGTCGTCTATTCTCTGGCGAGTGGGCTCTGGGCCGTCTCAACTTTGAGGATCGATCCATGATGCCCAAGCGCGTCTTATGGCGTAAAAgagaggaggttgaggatcTCCAGCCCGTTCAGGTCGAG harbors:
- a CDS encoding hypothetical protein (EggNog:ENOG41) is translated as MSDYLILNHLPIMLDSLVVLALASLSIASPTLEKRAITCLKVGQTATASWTNSGGKKCTFTGVVGSNYGTNPSGSGE
- a CDS encoding hypothetical protein (EggNog:ENOG41); protein product: MSIPGRFMLIVDGKPVGNPRDNGEPMIQAQPGDPAAIFELRDGRLFSGEWALGRLNFEDRSMMPKRVLWRKREEVEDLQPVQVEEYGGPPELKFSGAGLAFIEDKLYAPIIEGENQPMQIRPLPF